In the genome of Halarsenatibacter silvermanii, one region contains:
- a CDS encoding transposase — translation MAIIPNKRLFGYRECEDLGDLARLKLVIEILPDEKLMKHLERKRKHGRNDNPIRGMWNSILAGIVFEHESIESLRRELKRNGQLRYLCGLPNGTPSASAYSRFLDKLMEEEHFEYIEEMFEELVEKLKELIDDFGEVMAVDGKAVESFANPHDYDKEELKKR, via the coding sequence ATGGCTATTATACCAAATAAAAGACTATTTGGCTACCGTGAATGTGAAGATTTGGGAGATTTAGCAAGACTAAAACTGGTGATAGAGATTTTACCTGACGAAAAGCTGATGAAGCATCTTGAAAGAAAGAGAAAACACGGCAGGAACGATAATCCCATCAGAGGAATGTGGAATTCAATTCTGGCAGGAATAGTATTTGAACACGAATCTATTGAGAGTTTAAGAAGAGAGCTTAAAAGGAACGGACAGCTAAGATATTTATGCGGTTTGCCTAATGGTACCCCTTCAGCTTCCGCCTACAGCCGTTTTTTAGACAAGTTAATGGAAGAGGAGCATTTTGAATATATTGAAGAGATGTTTGAGGAACTGGTAGAAAAATTAAAGGAATTAATAGATGATTTTGGAGAGGTTATGGCAGTAGACGGCAAAGCCGTAGAGAGTTTTGCCAATCCTCATGATTATGATAAAGAAGAACTGAAAAAGAGAAA